A region of Piscinibacter gummiphilus DNA encodes the following proteins:
- the ppk2 gene encoding polyphosphate kinase 2: protein MTDKSEKGGKGKDHGDEDTGAERSLGEKDYLKALAQLHVELVKLQTWVQHTGARVCIVFEGRDGAGKGGTIKALTERVSPRVFRVVALAAPTEREKSQMYMQRYIPHLPAAGEVVIFDRSWYNRAGVERVMGFCTDDQVRDFLRMAPLVERVIVSSGVILLKYWLEVSPEEQTRRLQSRISDGRKHWKLTEMDLKSYSRWFDYSRARDDLFRFTDTEHAPWLVVDSNNKRRARLNILSDLLGRIPYTEIPHKKIVLPKRQKAGDYVEPEHPYKRVAERY from the coding sequence ATGACGGACAAGTCCGAAAAAGGCGGCAAGGGGAAGGACCACGGCGACGAGGACACCGGTGCCGAACGGTCCCTGGGCGAGAAGGACTACCTGAAGGCGCTCGCGCAGCTGCACGTCGAACTCGTGAAGCTGCAGACCTGGGTGCAGCACACGGGCGCGCGCGTCTGCATCGTGTTCGAAGGGCGCGACGGCGCGGGCAAGGGGGGCACCATCAAGGCGCTGACCGAACGCGTGAGCCCGCGCGTGTTCCGCGTGGTCGCGCTCGCGGCGCCCACCGAACGCGAGAAATCGCAGATGTACATGCAGCGGTACATCCCGCACCTGCCGGCGGCCGGCGAGGTCGTCATCTTCGACCGCAGCTGGTACAACCGCGCCGGCGTCGAGCGGGTGATGGGCTTTTGCACCGACGACCAGGTGCGCGACTTCCTGCGCATGGCGCCGCTGGTCGAGCGGGTCATCGTCTCGTCGGGCGTGATCCTGCTCAAGTACTGGCTCGAGGTGAGCCCCGAGGAACAGACGCGGCGGCTGCAGTCGCGCATCAGCGACGGACGCAAACACTGGAAGCTCACCGAGATGGACTTGAAGTCGTACAGCCGCTGGTTCGACTACTCGCGGGCCCGCGACGACCTGTTCCGCTTCACGGACACCGAACACGCGCCGTGGCTCGTCGTCGACTCGAACAACAAGCGCCGCGCGCGGCTCAACATCCTCAGCGACCTCCTCGGCCGGATCCCGTACACCGAGATCCCGCACAAGAAGATCGTGCTGCCCAAGCGCCAGAAGGCGGGCGACTACGTCGAACCCGAGCATCCGTACAAGCGCGTGGCGGAGCGGTACTGA
- a CDS encoding GNAT family N-acetyltransferase, with the protein MAAAVEDFAPREIVSSRGARITVRAVRPEDEDGFHAAFLRLSSESRYTRFMSVVRDLSEATLHHATHPDATREFALVAVAGDQIVAGGRFVAVPETSDCEFAVTVVDDWQGHGLGRALLTALRDAAAVRGYGRMEGYVLSTNLAMRKLGARLGFSDGPMPGDATTRLLVVVLRGDDGRAAGG; encoded by the coding sequence ATGGCCGCCGCCGTGGAAGACTTCGCCCCGCGCGAGATCGTGTCGTCGCGCGGCGCCCGCATCACGGTGCGCGCCGTGCGCCCGGAAGACGAGGATGGCTTCCACGCGGCCTTCCTGCGCCTGTCGTCGGAGTCGCGCTACACCCGCTTCATGTCGGTGGTGCGTGACCTGTCGGAGGCCACGCTGCACCACGCCACACACCCGGACGCCACGCGGGAGTTCGCGCTGGTCGCGGTGGCGGGTGACCAGATCGTCGCGGGCGGGCGCTTCGTCGCCGTTCCGGAGACGTCCGACTGCGAGTTCGCGGTCACGGTCGTCGACGACTGGCAGGGCCACGGCCTCGGCCGGGCGCTGCTGACCGCGCTGAGGGACGCCGCCGCAGTGCGGGGCTACGGGCGGATGGAAGGCTATGTGCTGTCGACGAACCTCGCGATGCGCAAGCTCGGCGCGCGCCTCGGGTTCAGCGACGGACCGATGCCGGGTGATGCCACGACCCGCCTGCTGGTGGTGGTGCTGAGGGGGGACGACGGGCGTGCCGCCGGCGGTTGA